A section of the Rhizobium sp. Pop5 genome encodes:
- a CDS encoding carbohydrate ABC transporter permease: MSTVATTDPVLTPEQAGGMSIRSRLQDALPKIVLAPSFVITLIFVYGFIVWTAYLSFTNSKTFPSYELTGARAYQRLWRWTFENDPPSSWYTSITNMAIFGFLYVGICLALGLLLAILLDQKIRGEGLLRPIFLYPMALSFIVTGVAWKWFLDPGLGLEQTLHHFGWTSFHFDWIKNKDFVIYTVVIAGVWQASGFVMAMFLAGLRGIDGEIMKAAQIDGASPFQLYRRIIIPLLRPIFLSTFIVLAHMAIKSYDLVVALTSGGPGGSAWLPSNFMYEYTFKRNEMAVGSASAIIMLMTISAIIVPYLYSELKEKAR, translated from the coding sequence ATGAGCACAGTTGCCACCACCGATCCGGTTCTGACGCCGGAGCAAGCGGGCGGGATGTCGATCAGAAGCCGGCTGCAGGATGCGCTGCCGAAGATCGTGCTGGCGCCGAGCTTCGTCATCACGCTGATCTTCGTCTACGGCTTCATCGTCTGGACGGCCTATCTCTCCTTCACCAATTCCAAGACCTTTCCCTCCTATGAACTGACCGGCGCGCGCGCCTATCAGCGGCTGTGGCGCTGGACCTTCGAGAACGATCCGCCGTCTTCCTGGTATACCTCGATCACCAACATGGCGATCTTCGGCTTCCTCTATGTCGGCATCTGCCTGGCGCTTGGCCTGCTGCTCGCCATCCTGCTCGACCAGAAGATCCGCGGCGAGGGGTTGCTCAGACCGATCTTCCTCTATCCGATGGCGCTTTCCTTCATCGTCACCGGGGTCGCCTGGAAGTGGTTCCTCGATCCCGGCCTCGGGCTTGAACAGACGCTGCACCACTTCGGCTGGACGAGCTTCCACTTCGACTGGATCAAGAACAAGGACTTCGTCATCTATACCGTCGTCATCGCCGGTGTCTGGCAGGCCTCCGGTTTCGTCATGGCGATGTTCCTCGCCGGTCTGCGCGGCATCGACGGCGAGATCATGAAGGCGGCGCAGATCGATGGCGCCTCGCCCTTTCAGCTCTATCGCCGCATCATCATCCCGCTGTTGCGCCCGATCTTCCTGTCGACCTTCATCGTGCTCGCCCATATGGCGATCAAGTCCTATGACCTGGTGGTGGCGCTGACCTCGGGCGGTCCCGGCGGCTCGGCCTGGCTGCCGTCGAACTTCATGTATGAATATACCTTCAAGCGCAACGAGATGGCCGTCG
- a CDS encoding ABC transporter substrate-binding protein produces the protein MRKFLSSAAIAVVMVSGLGGAQAADVKEVQMLHWWTSGGEAAALNVLKQDLSKEGFAWKDVPVAGGGGDAAMTALKAMVAAGTYPTASQMLGYTVLDYAQAGVMGDLTETAKKEGWDKSVPAALQKFSVYDGKWVAAPVNVHSVNWLWINKAVMDKIGGKQPKSFDDLIALLDKAKAAGVIPLALGGQNWQEATMFDSIVLSTGGPEFYKKAFNDLDEASLKSDTMKKSFDNLAKIVKYVDPNFSGRDWNLATAMVIKGDALVQVMGDWAKGEFVAAKKTPDKDFLCYRFPGTEGSVIYNSDMFGMFNVPDDRKAAQVALATATLSKSFQSAFNVVKGSVPARTDVPDTDFDACGKKGIADLKAANEGGTLFGSLAQGYGAPPAIANAYKDVVSKFVHGQIKSSDEAVKQLVQAIDDAR, from the coding sequence ATGCGCAAGTTTTTAAGCTCGGCGGCGATTGCTGTCGTGATGGTTTCTGGTTTGGGTGGGGCTCAGGCTGCCGATGTGAAGGAAGTGCAGATGCTGCACTGGTGGACGTCGGGCGGCGAGGCTGCGGCCTTGAACGTGTTGAAGCAGGATCTGTCGAAGGAAGGCTTTGCCTGGAAGGACGTCCCGGTTGCCGGCGGCGGCGGTGATGCGGCGATGACGGCGCTGAAGGCGATGGTGGCGGCCGGCACCTATCCGACAGCCTCGCAGATGCTGGGCTATACCGTGCTCGACTATGCCCAGGCCGGCGTCATGGGTGATCTGACGGAGACGGCCAAGAAGGAAGGCTGGGACAAGTCGGTGCCGGCGGCATTGCAGAAGTTCTCCGTCTATGACGGCAAGTGGGTCGCAGCCCCGGTTAACGTCCACTCGGTCAACTGGCTGTGGATCAACAAGGCTGTGATGGACAAGATCGGCGGCAAGCAGCCGAAGAGCTTCGACGATCTGATCGCCCTGCTCGACAAGGCGAAGGCGGCCGGTGTCATCCCGCTGGCGCTCGGCGGCCAGAACTGGCAGGAAGCGACGATGTTCGATTCGATCGTGCTGTCGACCGGTGGCCCGGAGTTCTACAAGAAGGCCTTCAACGATCTCGACGAGGCGTCGCTGAAGTCGGACACGATGAAGAAGTCCTTCGACAACCTGGCGAAGATCGTCAAATATGTCGATCCGAACTTCTCCGGCCGCGACTGGAACCTGGCGACCGCCATGGTCATCAAGGGTGATGCGCTGGTGCAGGTGATGGGCGACTGGGCCAAGGGCGAGTTCGTCGCCGCCAAGAAGACGCCGGACAAGGACTTCCTCTGCTACCGCTTCCCCGGCACCGAAGGCAGCGTGATCTACAACTCCGACATGTTCGGCATGTTCAACGTTCCCGACGACCGCAAGGCCGCCCAGGTGGCGCTGGCGACCGCAACACTGTCGAAGAGCTTCCAGTCGGCCTTCAACGTCGTCAAGGGCTCGGTCCCGGCCCGCACCGACGTTCCCGACACCGACTTCGACGCCTGCGGCAAGAAGGGTATTGCCGACCTGAAGGCGGCCAACGAGGGCGGCACGCTGTTCGGTTCGCTCGCCCAGGGTTACGGCGCGCCTCCGGCAATCGCCAATGCCTATAAGGACGTCGTCTCGAAGTTCGTCCACGGCCAGATCAAGAGCTCCGACGAAGCTGTCAAGCAGCTCGTCCAGGCGATCGACGACGCCCGCTGA
- a CDS encoding LacI family DNA-binding transcriptional regulator: MSESSRPQRGENLDVMPKRGKPTLRTIATIAGLAVTTVSRALSDAPQISLETRQRVHRIAREIGYLPDRAAQRLKTGRTNVIAILLDSHEEVVGFSTSIMYGIAKALKETSYHLVVAPNFLSTTNVEAADYIIRNHLADGLIFTRTEPLDPRVRLLLETGFPFICHGRTEFSTPHPYVDYDNFTFAYEATRRLIAKGRGKVTVILPPKRLTFCQHILHGFMTAVREAGIAYEIPEAVDLDTPADLLRDFIRARAAAPDAPDGFICPGEVSALAVISGMSDAGRALAVDYDIAAKETSRLLTQLQPKVDTIHEDLTAAGEDLGRMLLQRINNPDAADLHLLLPPQINFPVG; encoded by the coding sequence GTGAGCGAATCCTCCCGACCGCAACGCGGCGAAAATCTCGACGTCATGCCGAAGCGCGGCAAGCCGACCTTGCGAACGATCGCCACGATCGCCGGCCTTGCGGTGACGACGGTGTCGCGGGCACTCTCCGATGCCCCGCAAATTTCGCTCGAGACCCGTCAGCGGGTGCATCGCATCGCCCGTGAGATCGGCTATCTTCCCGACCGGGCCGCACAACGCCTCAAGACGGGCCGCACCAACGTCATCGCCATCCTGCTCGATTCGCACGAGGAAGTGGTCGGCTTCAGCACCTCGATCATGTACGGCATAGCCAAAGCGCTGAAAGAGACCTCCTACCATCTTGTCGTTGCCCCGAACTTCCTGTCGACGACCAATGTCGAGGCCGCCGACTACATCATCCGCAACCACCTGGCCGACGGACTGATCTTCACGCGGACCGAACCGCTCGACCCCCGCGTCCGCCTGCTGCTCGAAACCGGCTTTCCCTTCATCTGTCATGGCCGCACCGAATTTTCGACGCCGCATCCCTATGTCGACTATGACAATTTCACCTTCGCCTATGAGGCGACGCGCCGGTTGATTGCAAAGGGCCGCGGAAAAGTGACGGTGATCCTGCCGCCGAAACGGCTGACTTTCTGCCAGCATATCCTGCACGGCTTCATGACGGCGGTTCGGGAGGCCGGCATCGCCTATGAGATCCCCGAGGCGGTCGATCTCGATACGCCGGCCGATTTGCTGCGTGACTTTATCCGCGCCCGCGCAGCCGCCCCGGACGCGCCTGACGGCTTCATCTGTCCCGGCGAGGTGTCCGCGCTTGCCGTCATCAGCGGCATGAGCGACGCCGGCCGCGCACTTGCCGTCGATTACGATATCGCTGCCAAGGAGACGTCCCGTCTTCTCACGCAATTGCAGCCGAAGGTCGATACGATCCACGAGGATCTGACGGCGGCCGGCGAAGATCTCGGACGCATGCTGCTGCAGCGCATCAACAATCCCGACGCCGCAGATCTGCATCTCCTGCTGCCGCCGCAGATCAATTTTCCAGTCGGTTAG
- the queC gene encoding 7-cyano-7-deazaguanine synthase QueC, whose product MKTIVVCSGGLDSVSLAHRMAGEAQLVGLVSFDYGQRHRKELDFAAKCAARLAVPHHIIDIAAIGGHLSGSALTDNVEVPDGHYAEETMKATVVPNRNAIMLAIAFGLAAAQKADAVAVAVHGGDHFIYPDCRPGFIDAFQRMQNAALDGYASVKLLAPYVEVSKAAIVADGAKHGTPFAETWSCYKGGSLHCGRCGTCVERREAFHLAGVADPTEYEDRDFWKAAVSQYAATEVR is encoded by the coding sequence ATGAAAACCATCGTCGTCTGCTCCGGCGGACTCGACTCCGTTTCGCTTGCCCACAGAATGGCAGGAGAAGCACAGCTTGTCGGTCTCGTCTCCTTCGACTACGGCCAGCGCCACCGCAAGGAACTCGACTTCGCCGCCAAATGTGCAGCGCGGCTCGCGGTTCCGCACCATATCATCGACATCGCGGCCATCGGCGGTCATCTTAGCGGATCGGCCCTAACCGACAACGTCGAGGTTCCGGACGGCCACTATGCCGAGGAGACCATGAAGGCCACCGTGGTGCCGAACCGCAACGCCATCATGCTGGCCATCGCCTTCGGTCTGGCGGCCGCGCAGAAGGCGGATGCCGTTGCCGTCGCCGTCCATGGCGGCGATCACTTCATTTACCCCGACTGCCGCCCGGGCTTTATCGACGCCTTCCAGCGCATGCAGAACGCGGCGCTCGACGGTTACGCCAGCGTCAAACTGCTCGCACCCTATGTCGAGGTTTCCAAAGCGGCAATCGTGGCCGACGGCGCGAAACACGGCACACCGTTCGCGGAAACCTGGTCCTGCTACAAGGGCGGCAGCCTCCATTGCGGGCGCTGCGGAACCTGTGTGGAACGCCGCGAAGCCTTCCATCTTGCCGGCGTCGCCGATCCCACGGAATACGAGGACCGCGACTTCTGGAAGGCGGCGGTGTCGCAATATGCCGCGACGGAGGTGCGTTGA
- the queD gene encoding 6-carboxytetrahydropterin synthase QueD, which produces MYRITKEFHLSASHQLDHLPTDHQCARLHGHNYIVVVELSAETLNEDGFVRDYHDLAPLKRYIDEALDHRHLNDVFGHSKVTSEFLARHFYEWCKQRFPETSSVRVSETPKTWAEYRP; this is translated from the coding sequence ATGTACCGCATCACCAAGGAATTTCATCTCTCCGCCTCGCATCAATTGGATCACCTGCCGACTGATCATCAATGTGCCCGGCTCCATGGCCACAACTACATCGTGGTCGTCGAACTCTCCGCAGAAACCCTGAATGAGGACGGCTTCGTTCGCGACTATCACGACCTCGCGCCGCTCAAGCGCTATATCGACGAGGCTCTCGATCATCGCCACCTGAACGACGTATTCGGTCATTCCAAAGTCACGTCCGAATTCCTGGCCAGGCATTTTTACGAGTGGTGCAAGCAGCGCTTCCCCGAGACATCGTCTGTCCGCGTCAGCGAGACGCCGAAGACCTGGGCGGAGTACAGGCCGTGA
- the queE gene encoding 7-carboxy-7-deazaguanine synthase QueE — MSAETIRVSEIFGPTIQGEGALIGLPTVFVRTGGCDYRCSWCDSLHAVDSAFRDQWMSMSVEAIWQEVTKLSGGKPLTVSLSGGNPAIQPLGPLIELGHSNGYRFALETQGSVARDWFRDLDTLVLSPKPPSSGMQTDWEQVGNCLRLAAGGPEVALKIVVFDDADYAFAQEVSQRYPDIPLFLQPGNHTPPAPDDDDARIDIDGVMDRMHWLVGKVTADQWFDARVLPQLHVLLWGNKRGV, encoded by the coding sequence GTGAGCGCGGAGACCATTCGCGTCAGCGAGATATTCGGCCCGACCATACAAGGCGAAGGCGCGTTGATCGGATTGCCGACCGTGTTCGTCAGGACGGGTGGCTGTGACTACCGCTGTTCCTGGTGCGACAGCCTTCACGCGGTCGACAGCGCCTTCCGGGATCAATGGATGTCCATGTCGGTTGAGGCGATTTGGCAGGAGGTCACGAAACTCTCCGGAGGCAAACCGTTGACGGTGTCGCTTTCCGGGGGCAATCCGGCGATCCAGCCGCTAGGGCCGCTGATCGAACTCGGCCATTCCAACGGATACCGCTTCGCGCTGGAAACACAGGGGAGCGTAGCGCGGGACTGGTTTCGCGATCTCGACACCCTGGTCTTGAGCCCCAAGCCGCCTTCGAGCGGAATGCAGACGGACTGGGAGCAGGTCGGCAACTGTCTTCGACTTGCCGCCGGCGGGCCGGAGGTCGCGTTGAAAATCGTCGTCTTCGACGATGCCGACTACGCATTCGCCCAAGAGGTGAGCCAGCGCTATCCCGATATTCCCTTGTTCCTCCAGCCCGGCAACCACACGCCGCCGGCGCCCGATGACGACGACGCCCGTATCGATATTGACGGCGTAATGGACCGGATGCACTGGCTTGTCGGGAAGGTGACCGCCGACCAATGGTTTGACGCGCGTGTGTTGCCTCAATTGCACGTGCTGCTTTGGGGAAACAAACGCGGGGTATGA